The Flavobacterium johnsoniae UW101 genomic interval AAGCTTTTTCACGAATGGCGTATAATGCTTCATTCGCCATATCAGTATAAGCGGAATAATCAATCGCCACGACTGTATTGTCATGAATTACATCGGCACGAACTTGTCCTAAAAAAATATTGTGTGCTCCAATCGTATGTTTGGATTGGTGTTTCGCAATCGACTCGGCTATAAATTCAGGAGAAATAGGTCCTTCTACAAATACATTTTTACTCATTTTTTATGTTTTTTTTGCCACTCCCGATAGCTATCGGGATATATGGATTATAAGGATTTTTTCTTTTGCCACGAATTACACGAATTTTCACTAATTATATTTTATAGCAACGAAAGTTAACCTCAATATTGTCATTTCTCCTTCGTCGAAATGACAAACTAGACGAACATTTTAAAATCTGTAGCTATATTTTTATTTCTTGTAATAATTGTTTCATTGCTAAAGCCCCTCCAGCAATACTTTTTACATTTTTAAATTGATGCTTTTGAAGCAATTCTACTGCGATTTTACTTCTTATTCCAGATTGGCAGAAAATATAAATCGTTTGGTTTTTATTCAATTTTTCGATTTCTTTTTCTAAATGCATTAACGGAATCTGGAATTGATTTTGCAAAGTAATTTTTGGCGATTCATCAATATTTCTAACATCAAGA includes:
- a CDS encoding molybdenum cofactor biosynthesis protein MoaE, producing MSKNVFVEGPISPEFIAESIAKHQSKHTIGAHNIFLGQVRADVIHDNTVVAIDYSAYTDMANEALYAIREKAFAKFDLTCMHIYHSLGVVKAGEICLFVFVSAARRKQVYEATEAIVNWIKTDVPIFGKEMFENDTFTWKQNS